In Alicyclobacillus macrosporangiidus CPP55, a single window of DNA contains:
- the argJ gene encoding bifunctional glutamate N-acetyltransferase/amino-acid acetyltransferase ArgJ: MDIIQGGVTSPKGFRAAGAHIGIKAVRAEGVAPPKDLAVLVSDAPAAVAAAFTTNRVKAAPVLWSQRVVARKAPVRAVVVNSGNANACTGDRGLEDAIRMGEATAQALGVQTEEVLVASTGVIGVPLPMDVVLRGIPQVCSALAATPEAGEACAEAIRTTDTFTKQAAVRLEIGGQVVTIGGMAKGSGMIHPNMATMLAFLTTDAAISREMLDRALKASVIDSYNMISVDGDTSTNDTVAVLANGLAENPVIAEDGPDFAAFCAALHTLNTHLAKLIVRDGEGATKLMEVTVRGAADVDAARRLARSVTTSNLVKAALFGADANWGRVLAAMGYSGAPFDPAGVHIRFTSAAGSVALMEDGEPLPFDEDLALQVLQEKEVRVEIDLADGDAQATAWGCDLTYEYVRINGEYRT; this comes from the coding sequence ATGGACATCATTCAAGGAGGCGTCACCAGCCCGAAGGGATTCCGGGCGGCAGGGGCGCACATTGGCATAAAAGCGGTGAGGGCGGAGGGTGTGGCACCGCCAAAGGATCTGGCGGTGCTGGTCAGCGACGCACCGGCGGCAGTGGCCGCCGCCTTCACCACCAACCGGGTCAAGGCCGCACCCGTGCTGTGGTCACAGCGCGTGGTCGCGCGAAAAGCGCCCGTACGGGCAGTGGTCGTCAACAGCGGGAATGCGAACGCGTGCACGGGGGATCGCGGGCTCGAAGACGCCATTCGCATGGGGGAGGCCACGGCTCAGGCCCTCGGGGTGCAGACCGAAGAGGTGTTGGTTGCGTCGACCGGCGTGATCGGCGTGCCCCTGCCCATGGACGTGGTGCTGCGGGGGATCCCGCAGGTCTGCAGCGCGCTGGCCGCGACCCCGGAAGCGGGGGAGGCGTGTGCGGAGGCCATCCGCACCACCGATACGTTCACCAAGCAGGCGGCGGTGCGGCTCGAGATCGGCGGCCAGGTGGTGACCATCGGCGGGATGGCGAAGGGCTCCGGCATGATCCACCCGAACATGGCGACCATGTTGGCCTTCCTCACCACGGACGCGGCTATCTCGCGGGAGATGCTGGACCGGGCCCTGAAGGCGAGCGTGATCGACTCGTACAACATGATCTCCGTCGACGGCGACACCAGCACCAATGACACCGTCGCCGTGCTCGCCAACGGGCTGGCGGAGAACCCGGTCATCGCAGAGGACGGCCCGGACTTTGCGGCCTTCTGCGCGGCGCTGCACACCCTCAACACGCATCTGGCCAAGCTCATCGTGCGCGACGGGGAGGGGGCGACCAAGCTGATGGAGGTGACGGTGCGCGGCGCCGCGGATGTGGATGCCGCCCGCCGCCTCGCGCGCAGCGTGACCACCTCCAACCTGGTCAAGGCGGCCCTGTTCGGTGCGGACGCCAACTGGGGCCGTGTGCTGGCCGCGATGGGCTACTCCGGCGCGCCGTTCGATCCCGCCGGCGTCCACATCCGCTTCACCAGCGCCGCCGGCTCGGTGGCGTTGATGGAGGACGGCGAGCCGCTGCCGTTCGACGAGGACCTGGCCCTGCAGGTGCTGCAAGAAAAGGAGGTCCGGGTGGAGATTGACCTGGCCGACGGCGATGCCCAGGCGACCGCGTGGGGGTGCGATCTCACCTACGAGTACGTGCGCATCAACGGGGAGTACCGCACGTGA
- a CDS encoding LysM peptidoglycan-binding domain-containing protein, with translation MQIHVVRRGETLWTLSQRYRVSMNQIAAVNELPDRNVLLVGQALVIPTPEGVYFVEPGDTLTAIARRYGTTAAQLAAINAISDPSLISPGQALRVPARPRPTIETNGYLTDFGSRGQQFLRQVGPYLTYLSPFSYHVTATGGLEPPGEDPVLSIARDERIAPMMVITNWQGRMFNSDLAHTVLNNTAVQDTLVQNILATLRAKRYIALNIDFEYIYPQDREPYNRFVERMSTVLHQNGYLLSTALAPKISATQTGRLYEAHDYPVHGRLCDFVVLMTYEWGWIGGRPWAIAPMNEVERVLNYATSVIPRNKILMGVPVYAYDWTLPWREGTLAETFSPQEALRRAVQHRVQIQYHPTYQAPYFHYTDNQGRRHEVWFEDARSIQAKMDTVKRYGLRGVSYWELPTDFPQNWLVLADNFRVRKRV, from the coding sequence ATGCAGATTCACGTCGTCCGCCGCGGCGAGACCCTGTGGACCCTGTCCCAGCGCTACCGCGTCAGCATGAACCAGATCGCCGCCGTAAATGAGCTGCCGGACCGGAACGTCCTCTTGGTCGGCCAGGCCCTCGTGATCCCCACACCCGAAGGCGTGTACTTCGTCGAGCCCGGGGATACTCTGACCGCCATCGCGCGCCGGTACGGCACCACCGCGGCGCAGCTTGCCGCCATCAACGCCATTTCTGATCCTTCCCTCATTTCTCCAGGTCAAGCCTTGCGCGTCCCGGCCCGGCCCCGGCCAACCATCGAGACCAACGGCTATCTGACCGACTTCGGTTCACGCGGCCAGCAGTTCCTGCGCCAGGTGGGCCCGTACCTGACCTACCTCAGCCCGTTCAGCTACCACGTCACCGCGACCGGCGGGCTGGAACCACCAGGAGAGGATCCGGTGTTGTCGATCGCGCGGGACGAGCGGATCGCGCCGATGATGGTGATCACCAACTGGCAGGGCAGGATGTTCAACTCCGACCTGGCCCACACGGTCCTCAACAACACCGCGGTCCAGGACACGCTCGTGCAGAACATCCTTGCCACGCTGCGCGCCAAAAGGTACATCGCCCTCAACATCGACTTCGAGTACATCTATCCGCAGGACCGCGAGCCGTACAACCGCTTCGTCGAGCGCATGAGCACCGTGCTGCACCAGAACGGGTACCTGCTGTCCACCGCGCTCGCGCCCAAGATCAGCGCCACGCAGACCGGGCGTCTGTACGAAGCGCATGACTACCCCGTGCACGGGCGCTTATGCGATTTCGTCGTCTTGATGACGTACGAGTGGGGCTGGATCGGCGGGCGGCCGTGGGCCATCGCGCCGATGAACGAGGTGGAACGGGTGCTCAACTACGCGACGTCCGTGATCCCGCGCAACAAGATCCTGATGGGCGTGCCCGTATATGCGTACGACTGGACCCTGCCCTGGCGCGAGGGCACGTTGGCCGAGACGTTCAGCCCGCAGGAAGCCCTGCGGCGGGCCGTGCAGCACCGGGTCCAGATCCAGTACCACCCCACCTATCAGGCCCCGTACTTCCATTACACGGACAATCAGGGGCGGCGGCACGAAGTGTGGTTCGAAGACGCCCGCAGCATCCAGGCGAAAATGGACACGGTCAAGCGCTACGGGTTGCGCGGTGTCAGCTACTGGGAGCTGCCTACCGACTTTCCGCAGAACTGGCTGGTCCTCGCTGACAACTTCCGCGTTCGAAAGCGCGTCTGA
- a CDS encoding pseudouridine-5'-phosphate glycosidase: MTQGHVPWLIFSDEVAAARAAGKPIVALESTIIAHGMPYPTNVRTAREVEDIIRREGAVPATIAIIGGRIRVGLSEEELEFLGRPEHRADIPKVSRRDLAYVLAQGCNGATTVAATMICARLAGIQVFVTGGIGGVHRGAERTMDISADLTELAQTDVAVVCAGAKAILDLGLTLEYLETHGVPVVGYRTSEFPAFYCRRSGFATNFSLNTPEELALFVHTKWGLGLRGGVVIANPVPEADAMDPEEVESVIARALEEAEARDIRGKDVTPFLLDRVKALTGGRSLETNVALVKNNAKLGAQLAVALAAASRESV; the protein is encoded by the coding sequence ATGACGCAAGGCCATGTACCGTGGTTGATTTTCTCCGACGAAGTGGCAGCCGCACGGGCTGCCGGGAAGCCGATTGTCGCCCTGGAATCCACTATCATCGCCCACGGCATGCCGTATCCCACAAATGTCCGGACCGCCCGCGAGGTGGAGGACATTATCCGCCGTGAGGGCGCCGTCCCGGCGACCATCGCCATCATCGGCGGACGCATCCGCGTCGGGCTTTCCGAGGAGGAGTTGGAATTTCTAGGCCGCCCGGAACATCGTGCAGACATACCCAAGGTCAGCCGCCGCGACCTGGCGTACGTGCTGGCCCAGGGATGCAACGGCGCGACGACCGTGGCGGCGACGATGATCTGCGCCCGTCTCGCGGGCATCCAGGTGTTCGTCACCGGCGGGATTGGCGGTGTGCATCGCGGTGCCGAGCGGACGATGGACATCTCGGCGGACCTGACGGAATTGGCGCAGACCGATGTGGCGGTGGTCTGTGCCGGCGCGAAAGCCATTCTGGATCTGGGATTGACGCTCGAATACCTGGAGACCCACGGCGTGCCCGTGGTGGGTTACCGAACCTCGGAATTCCCGGCGTTCTACTGCCGGCGCAGCGGCTTTGCCACCAATTTTTCGCTGAACACCCCGGAGGAGCTGGCGCTGTTCGTCCACACCAAATGGGGACTCGGCCTGCGTGGCGGTGTGGTGATTGCCAACCCGGTTCCGGAAGCGGACGCCATGGACCCCGAGGAAGTGGAATCCGTGATAGCCCGTGCCCTGGAGGAGGCGGAGGCACGTGACATCCGCGGCAAGGACGTTACCCCTTTCCTGCTCGACCGCGTCAAGGCGCTGACCGGCGGGAGGAGCCTGGAGACCAACGTGGCGCTCGTCAAGAACAATGCCAAACTCGGGGCGCAACTGGCGGTCGCTTTGGCCGCAGCGTCCAGAGAATCGGTCTGA
- the nagB gene encoding glucosamine-6-phosphate deaminase, producing the protein MNIRVFDTPHDAGIYVAALAEQVIQSRPDPVLGLATGSTPIPFYDALVGLHRCGLDLSHVTTINLDEYIGLPPTHEQSYAHFMYTHLFSRTNIRPENIHIPNGMADDLAAECARYDDVIRAHPIHLQVLGIGVNGHIGFNEPDDLLLSKTHVVELRPETVRSNARFFERIEDVPRRAITMGVQAILQADQIVLMAFGPEKADIIARAVLGEVRTDVPASILQLHKRVTVVLDRASAQGLFDEAGRLRAK; encoded by the coding sequence ATGAACATACGCGTATTCGATACCCCGCACGACGCGGGCATCTATGTGGCTGCGCTCGCGGAACAGGTGATTCAGTCCCGGCCCGATCCGGTGCTCGGGCTGGCGACGGGATCGACGCCCATTCCTTTCTATGACGCCCTGGTCGGGCTGCACCGGTGCGGGCTCGATCTGTCCCACGTCACCACCATCAACCTGGACGAGTACATCGGCCTGCCGCCGACCCACGAGCAGAGCTACGCCCATTTCATGTATACGCACCTGTTCTCGCGAACCAACATCCGGCCTGAGAACATCCACATCCCGAACGGGATGGCGGACGATCTCGCGGCCGAATGCGCGCGCTACGACGACGTGATCCGCGCGCACCCGATTCATCTGCAGGTCCTCGGCATCGGGGTGAACGGCCATATCGGGTTCAACGAGCCGGACGACCTGCTCTTGTCCAAGACGCACGTGGTCGAACTGCGCCCGGAGACGGTGCGGAGCAACGCGCGCTTCTTCGAGCGCATCGAGGATGTGCCGCGGCGGGCGATCACGATGGGGGTGCAGGCCATCCTGCAGGCCGACCAGATTGTCCTCATGGCCTTCGGCCCGGAGAAGGCGGACATCATCGCGCGCGCGGTGCTGGGCGAGGTGCGCACCGATGTGCCGGCGAGCATTCTGCAGCTGCACAAGCGGGTCACGGTGGTGCTCGATCGCGCCAGCGCCCAGGGCCTGTTCGACGAGGCGGGGCGCCTGCGGGCCAAGTGA
- a CDS encoding ArnT family glycosyltransferase: MIRNRPVLFLVLLNVFLRGLWLWYMHPPQLYDFDWYYTHAVSMLHGEGYKQGNLYTAYWPIGYPFFLRTVFSLTGTTSVIAGLIANALLSIGIVILIYFATRKMTGNMTVSFLAALGYTLLPSQIEWNAVLGSEELYTFLVMLSVFMYLRSEQDRWWIWTAVSGILLGFAADVRPIPLLFPAAILLYEIWMRRQPWRVSLIKTGVFAAAMLVGVCPVTIRNYIALHHFVLISTNGGVNLWQGTKADGSYYWSWDPKVNPLLAAGTDQIAENKIGMHVFIDHVLHHPLWTVIHGVIKIFFLYWVDWNVVSVTFQVTAKKLTNAAMWFDTIVYWLWMIVVFFGMQKKVPWRRIGLPLLFVLYNTAVFFFFPAWDRFRYPLMPFLAILFGYGLERILSRYSWISSAHSYRQVG; encoded by the coding sequence TTGATACGAAATCGGCCGGTATTGTTTCTGGTCCTCTTGAATGTGTTCCTCCGCGGCCTTTGGCTCTGGTACATGCACCCGCCGCAATTGTACGATTTTGACTGGTATTACACCCATGCGGTATCCATGTTACACGGAGAAGGGTATAAGCAAGGGAATCTCTATACGGCCTACTGGCCGATTGGATACCCGTTCTTTCTCCGGACCGTGTTCTCGCTGACTGGAACAACCTCGGTCATCGCCGGATTGATCGCAAACGCGCTCCTCAGCATCGGCATCGTGATTCTCATTTACTTTGCAACGCGGAAGATGACCGGCAACATGACGGTTTCTTTCTTGGCAGCACTTGGCTACACGCTTTTGCCCAGCCAAATTGAGTGGAACGCTGTGCTAGGTTCTGAGGAACTTTACACGTTCCTCGTCATGTTATCGGTTTTCATGTATCTGAGAAGCGAGCAAGACAGATGGTGGATCTGGACAGCGGTATCCGGAATATTGCTCGGGTTCGCAGCTGACGTCCGGCCGATACCGCTCTTATTCCCGGCAGCCATCCTGTTGTACGAAATCTGGATGCGCCGCCAACCTTGGCGTGTGTCTTTGATCAAAACGGGGGTTTTTGCTGCCGCCATGCTGGTGGGCGTGTGCCCTGTCACGATCCGCAACTACATCGCTCTGCACCACTTTGTGCTGATTTCAACCAACGGCGGAGTAAACCTTTGGCAAGGCACGAAAGCGGACGGATCGTATTATTGGTCATGGGATCCGAAGGTGAACCCGCTTCTCGCAGCCGGTACAGATCAAATCGCCGAAAACAAAATCGGGATGCACGTATTTATCGATCATGTACTCCACCACCCGCTTTGGACGGTGATTCATGGGGTCATCAAGATTTTCTTCCTGTACTGGGTGGATTGGAATGTGGTCAGCGTGACTTTCCAAGTGACTGCGAAAAAGCTTACGAATGCAGCCATGTGGTTTGACACGATTGTCTATTGGTTGTGGATGATTGTCGTGTTTTTCGGCATGCAAAAGAAGGTTCCCTGGAGAAGGATCGGTCTGCCGCTCCTGTTCGTTTTGTACAACACAGCGGTGTTCTTCTTTTTCCCGGCTTGGGACAGATTCCGATATCCGCTCATGCCGTTTCTTGCAATTCTATTTGGATACGGACTGGAGCGCATTCTCTCAAGATATTCGTGGATCAGCTCAGCGCACAGTTATAGGCAGGTTGGCTAA
- a CDS encoding polysaccharide deacetylase family protein: MPGGWGCRTRRGMLGCRARRQGGIWLEIRAWLWMWLGVFACLATAWTGPPVEAAERPVLGVGSHGDAVQDLQQVLARLGETPGPADGWFGPATLAAVRRFQSEHGLLADGSVGPLTWAALAEAAGTNGSDMMIGGASDTGADSQGAAGPAGATNTGGQGGDEKAVILTFDDGPSPCTAQLIDTLRDEHVPAVFFWNTYHIQFATDEVKRRLAEDDDIQIGDHTVDHADLIRLGHDAQYSEILDAKKTLEEVTGQPVVYFRPPYGDYNAVTRQVLADTGMKMVLWDVDTLDWKYGSQEAPILRILRAEVHPGAIVLMHDHLATLHMLPDIIDTLRSLGYTFTSLPSARPSPRPARWHAI, encoded by the coding sequence GTGCCAGGCGGATGGGGATGCAGAACCCGCCGCGGGATGCTGGGGTGCCGGGCACGGCGGCAAGGTGGGATTTGGCTGGAAATCCGAGCGTGGCTGTGGATGTGGTTGGGGGTCTTCGCCTGTCTGGCCACGGCGTGGACCGGGCCTCCCGTGGAGGCCGCCGAGCGGCCGGTGCTCGGCGTGGGCAGCCACGGCGACGCCGTCCAAGACCTGCAGCAGGTTCTGGCACGCCTCGGCGAAACGCCCGGCCCTGCAGACGGTTGGTTCGGGCCCGCCACCCTGGCCGCCGTGCGCCGATTCCAATCGGAACACGGCCTGCTGGCAGACGGCTCGGTCGGACCACTCACCTGGGCCGCCCTCGCCGAGGCCGCCGGGACGAATGGATCCGACATGATGATTGGCGGTGCCAGCGATACCGGTGCGGACAGCCAAGGCGCGGCTGGCCCTGCTGGTGCCACGAACACGGGCGGCCAGGGTGGAGACGAGAAGGCCGTCATCCTCACTTTTGACGACGGTCCGAGCCCTTGCACCGCCCAGTTGATCGACACTCTGCGAGACGAGCACGTCCCCGCCGTATTCTTCTGGAACACCTACCACATCCAGTTCGCCACCGACGAGGTCAAACGGCGGCTGGCGGAAGATGACGACATTCAGATTGGGGATCACACGGTCGATCACGCGGATCTCATCCGTCTCGGCCACGACGCGCAGTACAGCGAGATCTTGGACGCCAAGAAGACCTTGGAGGAGGTCACCGGCCAGCCCGTGGTATACTTCCGCCCACCTTACGGTGACTACAACGCCGTGACCCGCCAAGTCCTGGCGGACACCGGGATGAAGATGGTCCTGTGGGATGTGGACACGCTGGATTGGAAGTACGGCAGCCAGGAGGCACCGATCCTGCGGATCCTTCGAGCGGAAGTGCATCCCGGCGCCATCGTCCTGATGCACGACCACCTGGCCACGCTCCACATGCTGCCAGACATCATCGACACGCTGCGATCCCTGGGCTACACGTTCACCAGCCTTCCATCGGCCCGGCCATCACCCAGGCCGGCCCGGTGGCACGCGATTTGA
- a CDS encoding YcdB/YcdC domain-containing protein: protein MHAPNRLAHTGARVMTAGVIGALLWPIAPLAALAATNPATANTAPTKAAGAAPSGSIHPDTATAASPQPPKLSMDQAQKIVESTFPIPDGYVLQSRSYNDAPASGQPPTYNFTYQSTMPAPGRFMNVSVDANTGLVVNFNQPPQQDHFVYPVPVSADKAQAIAQEWAQKLYPNRAGQVKVQPLQATYGSLLGATSYTYNFERMVGGIPAPFDGFAITIGQNGELLGVRSHWTDAAFPDAGKAIPKAQADDTYRNALQLHLEYQQIYHPNGPATSALLYVSAPSSFIGWPGDNFSNQRIGGWPVIDATSGKIIDAAGDPVAVQPYQAPKPLVPGGPTLPVTPPKVNWSQQAALDFARQALGIQTSDRLQSVNQWQPQDGQTTWNFTWQTADGQVVSATVDATYGRLTQFNQYSSSPEDQKAQKSVSQAQITEAVNTFVKRVFAGNTGAIAVIPMPVQKSAVPSLQTDYQVVQLVHGIPDQARSGSLHVDPQTGRIQSFWMNGPAADDSADLPDPSRAIPLAKAQQAWLTQRPLSLVYLLTQPAIVASKMGPVKVTTGSSGSPAQPRVVLAYTPLADTTSNDLFNAVTGQFEPPQTPVPYTGPLRDIDGVPGADQIRLLVSRQLIPVDADGNVHPSQNLTNGTFVKLLVDALGYQYRYDAAAAATSEAMQVLAKVPKTSPQYQEIAVAYELGWLPQGQPFDPDAAMTRGFAATLLARALGYGPLLAHPDLFQLKASDAADIGDSQFAAAALSVSLGLLPLQSDRFNAGGPVRLSDAAIAVVQAATLMQTPGGVRPL, encoded by the coding sequence GTGCATGCTCCGAATCGCCTCGCGCACACCGGGGCCCGCGTGATGACCGCGGGCGTCATCGGTGCCCTGCTGTGGCCCATCGCGCCGCTGGCCGCCCTGGCGGCCACAAATCCGGCCACAGCCAACACCGCGCCGACCAAAGCGGCAGGCGCGGCACCGTCGGGATCCATCCATCCCGACACCGCCACCGCGGCGAGCCCTCAGCCGCCGAAGCTCAGCATGGACCAGGCGCAGAAGATCGTCGAGTCGACCTTCCCCATCCCGGACGGCTACGTCCTGCAGAGCCGGTCCTATAATGACGCGCCGGCCAGCGGGCAACCGCCGACCTACAATTTCACCTACCAGAGCACCATGCCCGCGCCGGGGCGCTTCATGAACGTGTCCGTCGACGCCAACACCGGTCTGGTCGTCAATTTCAACCAGCCGCCGCAGCAGGACCACTTCGTCTATCCCGTCCCCGTGTCGGCCGACAAGGCACAGGCCATTGCCCAGGAATGGGCGCAGAAGCTGTATCCCAACCGGGCCGGGCAGGTGAAGGTGCAACCGCTGCAGGCTACCTATGGATCGCTGCTGGGGGCCACGTCGTACACGTACAACTTCGAGCGGATGGTGGGCGGCATCCCGGCGCCCTTCGACGGGTTCGCCATCACCATCGGCCAGAACGGGGAGCTGCTCGGCGTGCGCAGCCACTGGACGGATGCCGCGTTCCCCGACGCCGGTAAAGCTATCCCCAAGGCTCAGGCGGACGACACCTACCGAAATGCCCTGCAACTGCATCTGGAATACCAACAAATCTACCACCCGAACGGACCGGCGACCTCGGCGCTCCTGTACGTCAGCGCGCCGTCGTCGTTCATCGGGTGGCCAGGAGACAACTTCTCCAACCAGCGGATCGGCGGCTGGCCCGTCATCGATGCCACCAGTGGAAAGATCATCGACGCCGCGGGCGATCCGGTGGCCGTCCAACCCTACCAGGCTCCGAAGCCCCTGGTCCCGGGCGGGCCCACCCTGCCTGTGACGCCGCCCAAGGTCAACTGGTCGCAGCAGGCCGCCCTCGACTTCGCCCGGCAGGCGCTCGGCATCCAGACGTCCGACCGGCTGCAGTCGGTCAACCAATGGCAGCCGCAGGACGGGCAGACGACCTGGAACTTCACCTGGCAGACCGCCGATGGACAGGTGGTCTCGGCCACGGTCGACGCCACCTACGGCCGGCTGACCCAGTTCAATCAATATTCGTCCTCTCCCGAAGACCAAAAGGCGCAAAAGTCCGTCAGCCAGGCGCAGATCACCGAGGCCGTGAACACGTTCGTCAAGCGGGTGTTCGCCGGGAATACCGGCGCGATCGCGGTGATCCCCATGCCCGTCCAAAAATCGGCCGTTCCGTCGCTGCAGACCGACTACCAAGTCGTTCAGCTCGTCCACGGCATCCCTGATCAGGCCCGGTCCGGCTCCCTTCACGTCGATCCGCAGACCGGCCGCATCCAATCGTTTTGGATGAACGGCCCGGCCGCGGACGACAGCGCCGATCTGCCCGATCCATCCCGGGCAATCCCGCTGGCGAAAGCACAACAGGCCTGGCTGACGCAGCGACCGCTGTCACTCGTGTACCTGCTCACGCAGCCCGCCATCGTCGCCAGCAAGATGGGGCCGGTCAAGGTGACCACCGGATCGTCCGGTTCGCCGGCGCAGCCCCGGGTGGTGCTGGCCTACACCCCGTTGGCGGACACCACCAGCAATGACCTGTTCAACGCCGTCACCGGCCAGTTCGAACCTCCGCAGACGCCCGTCCCGTACACCGGGCCCCTGCGCGACATCGATGGCGTCCCCGGGGCCGACCAGATTCGGCTGCTCGTCAGCCGCCAGCTCATCCCAGTCGATGCGGACGGCAACGTGCATCCGTCGCAGAACCTGACCAACGGCACGTTCGTCAAGCTCCTCGTGGACGCCCTCGGCTACCAGTACCGGTACGACGCGGCCGCAGCCGCGACCAGCGAGGCGATGCAGGTGTTGGCGAAGGTCCCCAAGACTTCGCCGCAGTACCAGGAGATCGCCGTCGCGTACGAACTCGGTTGGCTGCCGCAAGGGCAGCCGTTCGATCCGGACGCCGCCATGACCCGCGGCTTCGCGGCCACCCTCCTGGCGCGCGCCCTCGGCTACGGACCGTTGCTCGCCCATCCGGACCTGTTCCAGCTGAAGGCGAGCGACGCCGCCGACATCGGCGACAGCCAGTTCGCCGCCGCGGCCCTGTCGGTGTCGCTCGGCCTCCTGCCGCTGCAGTCCGATCGGTTTAACGCCGGCGGCCCCGTCCGCCTCTCCGACGCGGCGATCGCGGTGGTCCAGGCCGCCACCCTCATGCAGACCCCTGGCGGCGTGCGGCCGTTGTGA
- a CDS encoding carbohydrate kinase, protein MAPPDGNTRQAILQLIRENPFVSQKDLALRLNISRSAVAAHISALIREGEIVGRAYVLPERRPVLCIGGANIDRKIQTMAPIQYGTSNPAFVSESHGGVARNVAENLARLGVLPVLVTMVGHDQEGDSLLERARQDGVDVSHAIRSGSGRTGTYTAVLDADGSLAVALADMAIYDEFTVQLLAPRLRLMRQSELTVLDTNLPAESLAHVIAEAASTGTRLLVVPVSVPKAMRLPHSLDGVWALIANRDEVAALSGVAVAGPEGLRQACAALRERGCRVVVVTLGQDGVAWMDASGRFGEMPADPVQVVDVTGAGDAFVAGFAFGMVHKLSVQQACRFAARLAQRTLLTQETVCPEITSRLAHTWLTEILSVD, encoded by the coding sequence GTGGCACCACCGGATGGGAACACCAGGCAGGCCATTCTGCAGCTGATTCGGGAGAATCCGTTCGTGTCACAGAAGGATCTGGCGCTGCGCCTCAACATCTCCCGTTCCGCGGTGGCCGCTCACATCTCGGCGCTGATCCGCGAGGGTGAGATTGTCGGACGGGCCTATGTGCTGCCCGAACGCCGGCCGGTCCTGTGCATCGGCGGTGCGAACATCGACAGGAAGATCCAGACGATGGCACCCATTCAATACGGCACGTCGAACCCCGCCTTTGTTTCGGAGTCTCACGGCGGGGTAGCGAGGAATGTGGCGGAGAACCTGGCCCGGCTCGGGGTGCTGCCGGTGCTTGTGACGATGGTGGGCCACGACCAGGAGGGGGACAGCCTGTTGGAGCGTGCGCGTCAGGACGGTGTGGACGTGAGCCACGCCATCCGGTCGGGAAGCGGTCGGACGGGCACGTACACGGCTGTGCTCGACGCCGATGGGAGCCTGGCCGTGGCACTGGCGGACATGGCGATTTACGACGAATTCACGGTGCAGCTCCTGGCGCCGCGGCTGCGGCTGATGCGACAATCGGAGTTGACCGTGTTGGACACCAATCTGCCGGCCGAGAGCCTGGCCCATGTCATTGCGGAAGCGGCCTCGACGGGAACGCGCCTGCTCGTGGTCCCGGTGTCCGTGCCCAAAGCCATGCGCCTGCCGCATTCGTTGGACGGAGTCTGGGCGCTGATTGCCAATCGGGATGAGGTGGCCGCCCTATCCGGCGTAGCCGTCGCGGGGCCGGAAGGACTCCGGCAGGCTTGCGCAGCCTTGCGGGAGCGAGGCTGCCGCGTCGTCGTGGTCACCCTTGGGCAGGACGGCGTGGCATGGATGGATGCGTCCGGCAGGTTCGGCGAGATGCCGGCCGATCCGGTTCAGGTCGTCGACGTAACTGGAGCCGGGGACGCGTTTGTCGCCGGATTCGCGTTCGGGATGGTTCACAAGCTGAGCGTGCAACAGGCCTGCCGGTTTGCGGCTCGTCTGGCCCAGCGGACGCTTCTGACGCAGGAGACGGTCTGTCCAGAGATCACATCGCGCTTGGCGCATACCTGGCTGACAGAGATTCTCTCGGTCGACTGA